One Brassica napus cultivar Da-Ae chromosome C4, Da-Ae, whole genome shotgun sequence genomic region harbors:
- the LOC125585978 gene encoding uncharacterized protein LOC125585978 has translation MMVHTPAPWIIWYIWKARNDKAFNGKDTSPLETLQLAQSEAETWRLAQIVDKPHDDDDAAETSPPDAVPPPHGPVCSIDASWHKDDHLFGGGMVLKTEDGVTTYGSFSSNRVLNPLHAEFQTLMWAMKSSIQLDHIAMTFETDCLQLVHLIEED, from the exons ATGATGGTTCACACTCCGG CTCCATGGATcatatggtacatttggaaagctCGAAACGACAAAGCCTTCAACGGCAAGGACACATCCCCACTGGAGACTCTACAGCTCGCCCAATCCGAAGCTGAAACTTGGCGCCTGGCTCAAATAGTAGACAAGCCCCATGACGACGATGACGCCGCTGAGACTTCTCCCCCTGATGCTGTTCCTCCACCCCACGGGCCGGTGTGCTCGATAGACGCCTCCTGGCACAAAGACGATCACCTCTTCGGTGGAGGAATGGTCCTGAAGACAGAGGATGGGGTAACAACTTATGGTTCATTCTCTAGTAACCGAGTCTTAAACCCCCTACACGCGGAGTTCCAAACCCTGATGTGGGCCATGAAATCCTCTATCCAGCTAGACCATATAGCGATGACATTCGAGACGGACTGCCTCCAACTGGTCCATCTCATCGAAGAAGACTAA
- the LOC106390544 gene encoding homeobox-leucine zipper protein ATHB-12: protein MEEGDFFSCFSEINSGMTMNKKKMRKGTNHKRFNEEQIKSLEVIFESETRLEPRKKMQLARELGLQPRQVAIWFQNKRARWKSKQLEKEYDILRANYNNLASQFEIIKKEKQALVSELQRLNEEMRKTKEERNDECCGEQRVALSSSTWSDNGKYEPEVRLNQGIVLCNDDIKTEYFGFEEESNHELINIVEQADDSGLTSSDNWGNFNSESFLDQSSSNYPWWDFWS from the exons ATGGAAGAAGGCGACTTTTTCAGTTGCTTCAGCGAAATTAATAGTGGCATGACTATgaataagaagaagatgaggaaggGCACTAATCATAAGAGGTTTAATGAGGAACAGATCAAGTCACTTGAGGTTATATTCGAGTCCGAGACGAGGCTCGAGCCGAGGAAGAAGATGCAGTTAGCTCGAGAGCTAGGGCTGCAACCAAGACAAGTGGCTATATGGTTTCAGAACAAGAGGGCTCGTTGGAAGTCTAAACAGCTTGAGAAAGAGTATGATATTCTTAGAGCCAATTACAATAACTTGGCTTCACAATTTGAAATCATTAAGAAAGAAAAGCAAGCACTAGTCTCTGAG TTGCAGAGACTAAATGAAGAGATGCGAAAGACAAAAGAAGAAAGGAATGATGAGTGTTGTGGTGAACAAAGAGTTGCTCTAAGCAGCAGCACATGGTCAGATAATGGAAAGTATGAGCCAGAAGTCAGGCTAAATCAagggattgttttgtgtaaTGACGACATTAAGACAGAGTATTTTGGATTTGAGGAAGAGTCCAATCATGAGCTCATTAACATTGTGGAGCAAGCTGATGATAGTGGCTTGACTTCATCCGATAACTGGGGAAATTTCAATTCTGAATCTTTCTTAGACCAATCTAGTAGCAATTACCCTTGGTGGGATTTTTGGtcataa